GCGGACGCTGCCGAGGTTGATGATCGAGACCACCTTGCGGGCGACATCGGAAAAGCTGTGGTCGCGGCCGGACAGGAGCTTGGGCGCGCCCCTCAACTCCGGCTGAAAGTTCTCGCTGAAATACGTCTCGATGGTGGCGCGCCCGGCCGCGGTCCCGAGGTCGCCGCTGGCGACGGTCTGGCCGTCCCGGCGGATGGTCAAGACATTGGTGGTGTCGTCGAAGCGGCTGTCGAGTTCGGCCAGCCGCTCATTGCGTGCCAGCATCAGGAACTGGATTTTCGGCTTCCACGCCGGCTGCTCCGGATCGAAGCCGCTCGGACCGTTCTCGATGGCGTAGCGGCGGTCGGCGGGGAGAGTCTGGCCGGGCCGTAAGGGAACGCGGGCGAGCGGTTCCGGCGTCAGGCCCTTGATCGGGTAGCGGTAGAGGCCGGTGATTTCGGCAGTGTGGCTGACTGGCATTGCGGTAGGGGTCATGCCGCTACTTAAGGGATTCGACCCGGCCCCGCCAGCCGGCGGATCGGCGCACGAAATTGTGAACTCGCCTCTTTCGCATCTGCGACCTGCTTCCCACATCTGCCTCAGGCCGGTGGCAACATCGGCAAAATACGACCGTTACCGGTTGAGAAACGTCAATGCGGTCATCGGAAACCCAATGAAGATGCCGTTTGGAGTGCCTTAGAGGGCTCCAGGGGCAGGCCGAGGGACAGAAAAGATGAATATCGACAAATATACCGAACGCTCCAGGGGCTTCATCCAGTCCGCGCAGTCGCTCGCGATGCGCGAGGGGCACCAGCAATTTTCGACCCTGCACCTCCTCAAGGTGCTTCTCGACGACAGCGAGGGGCTGGCCGGCGGTCTGATCGACCGCGCCGGCGGCAATTCCCGCGCAATCCTGAAGGCGACCGAGGACGCCCTCGGCAAGGTGCCGAAGGTCTCCGGCGGCGGCGCCGGCCAGATCTATCTGGCGCCCGAGCTCGCCCGCACTTTTGATGTCGCCGAAAAGGCTGGTGAGAAGGCCGGCGACAGCTTCGTCACGGTCGAGCGGCTGCTGCTCGGCCTGACGCTGGAAAAGACCAGCGAGGCCGGCGCGATCCTCGCCAAGGGCGGCGTCACCCCGCAAAACCTCAATGCCGCGATCGAGGCGCTGCGCAAGGGACGTACGGCCGATTCGGCCACGGCCGAGAACGCGTACGACGCGCTGAAAAAATATGCCCGCGACCTGACCCAGGCTGCGCGTGACGGCAAGCTCGATCCGGTCATCGGCCGCGACGAGGAGATCCGCCGCACCATCCAGGTGCTGTCGCGCCGGACCAAGAACAATCCCGTCCTGATCGGCGAACCCGGCGTCGGCAAGACCGCCATCGCCGAGGGCCTCGCGCTGCGCATCGTCAACGGTGACGTGCCGGAGAGCCTGAAGGACAAGAAGCTGCTCTCGCTCGACCTCGGCGCGTTGATCGCGGGTGCAAAATACCGCGGTGAGTTCGAGGAGCGGCTGAAGGCCGTGCTCCAGGAAGTGACCGGGAGCGAGGGCACCTTCATCCTGTTCATCGACGAGATGCACACGCTGATCGGCGCCGGCAAGGGCGACGGCGCGATGGACGCGTCGAACCTGTTGAAGCCGGCGCTCGCCCGCGGCGAGCTGCACTGCATCGGCGCGACCACGCTCGACGAGTACCAGAAGCACGTCGAGAAGGACGCCGCACTGGCGCGGCGCTTCCAGCCGATCTTCGTCAGCGAGCCCTCGGTCGAGGACACCATCTCGATCCTGCGCGGCCTGAAGGACAAGTACGAGCAGCACCATGGCGTGCGGATCACCGATTCCGCGCTCGTGGCGTCGGCGACGCTGTCCAACCGCTACATCACCGACCGTTTCCTGCCCGACAAGGCGATCGACCTCATGGACGAAGCCGCGGCGCGGCTGAAGATGCAGGTCGATTCCAAGCCGGAAGAGCTCGATTCGATGGATCGGGAAATCATCCGGCTCAAGATCGAACAGGAAGCATTGA
The sequence above is drawn from the Bradyrhizobium amphicarpaeae genome and encodes:
- a CDS encoding MOSC domain-containing protein, yielding MPVSHTAEITGLYRYPIKGLTPEPLARVPLRPGQTLPADRRYAIENGPSGFDPEQPAWKPKIQFLMLARNERLAELDSRFDDTTNVLTIRRDGQTVASGDLGTAAGRATIETYFSENFQPELRGAPKLLSGRDHSFSDVARKVVSIINLGSVRAIEDMLGGAAVHPLRFRANLYLKGWPAWSELDLVGQTLAIGAARLKVVKRIVRCPATNVDPVTAKRDLEIPPTLSRNLGHMDCGIYAEVIEGGEIGVGDAVAVEEPRLV